The following are encoded together in the Triticum dicoccoides isolate Atlit2015 ecotype Zavitan chromosome 6B, WEW_v2.0, whole genome shotgun sequence genome:
- the LOC119321139 gene encoding uncharacterized protein LOC119321139 produces MVGEMGRRRWYGWVGRRVVVWKKQWPSLRACPPSARATSNHRQLAFSCAAVVHLLLPDPGAGPNPFYHWISGSPVGDGAAHRPWLIPPSAVEVQLPVLLHRCSRGHPLHRQHPLSGRPAAGGGLKLQLEEVSTCSLPRLPLPPRSTTYTRCCGNHPHHCPLLMRATTSSHPLDVGTEAGPCRGSSSSTTHSWFPCRLYTPPTTPSSPRLFSCLLASVVQDDLKRLQRKNKMQKFKDEI; encoded by the exons ATGGTGGGGGAGATGGGGCGCCGGAGATGGTACGGTTGGGTGGGGCGTCGAGTGGTGGTGTGGAAGAAG CAGTGGCCCTCCCTCCGCGCGTGCCCTCCCTCCGCGCGTGCCACCAGCAACCACCGTCAGCTGGCTTTCTCCTGCGCAGCGGTGGTGCATCTCCTGCTCCCAGATCCAGGCGCGGGCCCCAACCCCTTCTACCACTGGATCTCGGGCTCGCCGGTGGGCGACGGCGCTGCCCACCGCCCGTGGCTCATCCCCCCCAGTGCCGTCGAGGTTCAG TTGCCCGTGCTCCTCCATCGATGTTCCCGCGGTCATCCACTGCACCGCCAACATCCTCTCTCCGGCCGACCTGCAGCTGGGGGAGGTCTCAAACTACAGCTGGAGGAGGTCTCGACCTGCAG CTTGCCGCGTCTGCCGCTGCCGCCGAGGTCCACCACATACACTCGATGTTGCGGCAACCACCCCCACCACTGTCCGTTGCTGATGCGTGCAACCACGTCCAGCCACCCACTGGACGTGGGCACAGAGGCAGGGCCATGCCGAGGGAGCTCGAGCTCAACCACCCACAGCTGGTTCCCCTGCAGGTTGTACACCCCACCAACCACACCATCTTCTCCTCGTCTATTCTCTTGCCTCCTTGCTTCTGTAGTTCAAGATGATTTAAAAAG GTTGCAGCGGAAAAACAAAATGCAGAAGTTCAAAGATGAAATTTGA